The proteins below come from a single Sorghum bicolor cultivar BTx623 chromosome 4, Sorghum_bicolor_NCBIv3, whole genome shotgun sequence genomic window:
- the LOC8055317 gene encoding thioredoxin-like 3-2, chloroplastic — translation MRLSSSAAKGQKSKRTEASTFLAPTLAMAATPAHAAAAATAGCEAAPSHGRIGVRPGPGPAPSRLGFLAKPSSRWAAISLPPGPRRAAPAAAAARERVAGEEGPVWVELEPITSEQQLDRVLADAQQLDIPIVLLWMASWCRKCIYLKPKLEKLAAEYHPRVRFYCIDVNCVPQKLVNRAGVTKMPSIQLWSNSRKQAEVIGGHKSWLVIDDVRRMIEQEE, via the exons ATGCGGCTTTCTTCATCAGCAGCAAAAGGTCAAAAGTCAAAACGAACGGAGGCCTCCACGTTTCTTGCTCCCACGCTGGCAATGGCCGCCACCCCAGCCcacgcagccgccgccgccaccgccggctGCGAAGCGGCGCCGTCCCACGGCCGAATCGGAGTCCGTCCGGGTCCGGGTCCGGCCCCATCGCGTCTCGGTTTCCTCGCCAAACCGTCCTCCCGGTGGGCTGCGATCTCGCTGCCGCCGGGGcctcgccgcgcagcgccggcggcggccgcggccagGGAGAGGGTTGCGGGGGAGGAGGGTCCCGTGTGGGTGGAGCTGGAGCCCATCACCAGCGAGCAGCAGCTGGACCGGGTCCTTGCGGACGCGCAGCAGCTCGACATCCCCATCGTCCTGCTCTG GATGGCAAGTTGGTGCAGAAAATGTATATATCTGAAGCCTAAGCTTGAGAAGTTGGCAGCAGAATACCATCCAAG AGTCCGGTTCTACTGTATCGATGTGAATTGTGTTCCACAAAAGCTTGTGAACCGTGCTGGAGTAACA AAGATGCCTTCTATACAG CTGTGGAGCAACTCCCGGAAACAGGCGGAGGTGATTGGTGGGCACAAATCTTGGCTGGTGATCGATGATGTCCGGAGGATGATCGAGCAGGAGGAATGA
- the LOC8056455 gene encoding uncharacterized protein LOC8056455 translates to MGSRYGIAPQQPPGGPTTTTRKQQRQVTLKLTYLEINSWVWEVQQQQQAAPLRILVDPLVVGNLDFGMPWLYDGAKKNPKVKAVAVDDLLAPEARPDLLLITNRLDDHCHARTLAQLSARAPDLPVVTTPNARAVLDSLPTPFRRVTYLEPGESTAVSPDVRVLATAGTLLGPPWERPENGYVLLLMSADADDRNENDGLLYYEPHCLHDRSFLERKRVRADVVITPVVKQLLPLPLPGNGNYYTLVAGQEDAVDLAGMLRARYVVPMSNADLDASGLLTAVLIQQGTTQSFQALLSEALPQVQVLDPTPGVPLHLDLDLS, encoded by the exons ATGGGGTCGAGGTATGGGATCGCG CCGCAGCAGCCTCCCGGAggtccgacgacgacgacgaggaagcAGCAGCGGCAAGTGACGCTGAAACTGACGTACCTGGAGATCAACAGCTGGGTGTGGGAggtgcagcagcaacagcaagccGCCCCTCTGCGCATCCTGGTGGACCCCCTGGTCGTCGGCAACCTCGACTTCGGCATGCCGTGGCTCTACGACGGCGCCAAGAAGAACCCGAAGGTGAAGGCCGTCGCCGTGGACGACCTCCTGGCGCCGGAGGCGAGGCCGGACCTGCTGCTCATTACGAACCGCCTGGACGACCACTGCCACGCCCGGACGCTGGCGCAGCTGTCGGCCAGGGCACCAGACCTGCCGGTGGTGACCACGCCCAACGCGCGGGCAGTGCTCGACTCCCTGCCCACGCCCTTCCGCCGCGTCACCTACCTGGAGCCCGGCGAGTCCACCGCCGTCAGCCCGGACGTCCGGGTGCTGGCCACCGCTGGCACCTTGCTGGGCCCGCCGTGGGAGCGCCCCGAGAACGGCTACGTCCTCCTCCTCATgtccgccgacgccgacgacaggAACGAGAACGACGGCCTCCTGTACTACGAGCCGCACTGCCTGCACGACAGGTCGTTCCTGGAGAGGAAGCGGGTGCGGGCGGACGTGGTGATCACGCCGGTGGTGAAGCAgctcctccctctccccctccccggcaacggcaactACTACACGCTCGTCGCCGGGCAGGAGGACGCCGTCGACCTGGCCGGGATGCTGCGAGCGAGGTACGTGGTCCCGATGAGCAACGCCGACCTGGACGCCAGCGGGCTCCTGACCGCCGTGCTCATCCAACAGGGGACGACGCAGTCCTTCCAGGCGTTGCTGTCGGAGGCGCTTCCCCAGGTGCAGGTCCTGGACCCCACGCCCGGAGTGCCGCTCCACCTGGACCTGGACCTCAGCTGA